In the genome of Pristis pectinata isolate sPriPec2 chromosome 25, sPriPec2.1.pri, whole genome shotgun sequence, the window AATGTGCTCTTTTTGTATATCCACTTACATTGCTGGCATCTCGTGCTAAAGCTGTTGTTGCAACAAGTCAGACTTCTGTTAAGTTGTTGTGCATAACATTAACTCACACTTCACAAACTTAAAGCACTTTGTAGCTACAGCAAGTTCTGGTTGGTGTGATTGCTTGCACTTTCTAAACATTTGGTTGCATCTTTTCTTACACCGTAACATTTTGCTACATTGCAATATGTCAGACCAGAAATGGTGCAAATTCACCAAATCTCAGTATCAGACCTTGCAGATTTTCAGTTGAAAGTGCCGAGTAGCCCTTCTTTGTCAAAGCCAGCATTGGAAGGTCATTTTGGTCTTTGGCTGGGATTGTTAGAATCAAACATTTGGTGGGGGTGCAATTGGGATCAGGGACTGGCCTTTGTGTGGCGTGGGGAATATTTCAAGAGAAGAGATGACCTGTTGCTGTGTATTTGGGTGTGGGAAATCGGAAGCGGAAGCTGGCCTGTTCGTATGTTTGAAGAGAGTTGGGGTGAGCAAGAGAAGCGATTGGAGCAGGAACTTACACGTCCTTGTTACTGTAGAACGTGGAGGGAATTGGTTGTGGGAGGAGATAGGTATCCAGAGGCTTGGAGGATGGATGAGCGAGGAATTGCAAGGTTGGGGAGGCCATTTGAATATTGGAGGTTGTTGGGAAGGGTGTAAGAATGTAAGCAAGTAATTTAGCTGCAGTTGGAAACCGCACCAGGATTGCAAGGGTGACAGACAACAGGAAATGATCATTGTCATGTTTCGCTTATGGGGGAAGAAAGTCAATTTTCAGTTGTGTGGTACTGAAACAGAACAGCATTAAGCAGTTATATTTGCTATCTATTGCAAAACATCTATGGCTACAAAATAATGTATTAAATAATTTTGTGATATGCTCCCTTCCACCATATTCAGTGGATGTAAAGATTGACATTGCTCTATTCAAGCAAATACTCTTGAGATGAAATATGACTCAGTTCCCAACACAATGTCACAACTGTAGGTTGTATCCACCTGAGCAATGGTGTTATTTTTGTAACCCAAGTTCTCCTTTGTATTGTGATTAGGAGGCAAAGCCTTCCAGCCAGTCGGGAGAAAAGAAGGATGGAGAATACATTAAATTAAAAGTTATAGGTCAAGTAAGTGTCAGACCTCAATAACTTTATCTTAAGTTTTGATTAAAAATGAATTTACTTGGGATAaacaaaactagaggccataaaaTATACTTTTTTTCCAAAAGGACAACAGTGAGATCCATTTCAAAGTGAAAATGACCACACAGCTAAGAAAACTGAAGGAGTCCTACTGTCAGCGGCAGGTAAGAGCATAGACAAAGTTCTGTATTATCCTTCTCGCAGGGGTAAAATTGCTTCAAGTGGAATTAGTTATAATAAGGTATTCAGTAATGTTTTCaacaatttattttgttgtttggtGCCAATGTAGGGAAACTGTATTTTGATTAATGTACATTTATGCCATGATAATACTCTTGCTGTGTTTTTGTTTATAACTTATCACatcaaactgctgctgctgatgcCACCAATGACAAATCTCTAATACTACACTTTACCTTAGTGCTACTCGACTCAAAATGTTCTCTACAGGCAtaacttttattttgaagaacagcatcTATAATTGTAATGCTGGGTGTTTTTCACAGTTGAAATAGATGTGGCACAGAAATTTCACATGCCTTTGATCGTACTTTGCTGCAGAGCAACGTAGCACTTAAAAATCCAAACATCATCTGAAGTTAGACtaaaattacaattttaaaaagaaaaggtttGCACTTCAAATTAATGAGCATGGTAGACAATTAGTCACATCTATTGTTAATGGTCTGTTTAAATTTTGGCAAAACCTGATTTTGTTCTTGCCTTCCAAGATGGAACATGTGATAGTAATCAGGTTAAGAACCCTGGTGGATGTTCCCTTTCCTTGGCTTAGAGGGACTGAGGCCAACAGTTAAACCTTTAACTGAGATTATCTGTCTCAGTGTCTATGAAGGTACAACCTGAGTTCTTCCAAGCCTTGCATGGCTAATTCCAAATGGTAAATGATTTTACCAATTGAGCCATCAGGGAATCTCTTAAATTGCTGTCTTATTTCTAGTTCCACCAAGCATTGATCTGAGGATCCAGGGGTTAGAGCATCTCCTTTGACATAAGGTACTCAGTTTCTCTTATTTTAAAGTTCTTCAGCTGAGCCTAATTTTTATATTAATAAATATGAAACTTCCCCTGTGTTCCTTGTGATTATCTAATTCTGTACAAGGTATTCTAGAATTCTTCTAAAAGATGGATTTAGAGAACTTAAAGGAAAGGGCATCCATTTTATATCATCTTTCATTTCACCTGGATGCAGCACTTTTAAGCAGTGAACTTTTGAAATGTACTCACTATTGTAGAGAAATCTGACAACTGGTTGGAATGTAGCTAGATTCCCCAAAGAACAATTAAATCCAATACGTAGTCATAATGGTTAAATATTAACCAGTTAACATGGCAAACTTCCATCCTATTTTATGAAAGTTTGCATGGAATTTTTTGTTCACCTGAGAGGATAAgcaggacctcagtttaatgtcttgtGTGAAAGATTGCATCTCTGTCAGATTTGCACTCCTCCAACAGTGCATCAGGTGTCAACCTGAATTAtgtgcttaagtctctggagtgTTGTTTGAACCTACAGCCTTCAGACACACAGACGAGattgctaccaactgagccaaggCTGGCGAGTATTGTCAAATATCTTGCTTCAGACTGGATCTCACAAAATTTTGGAATTTGAGTTTTCTTTGCTCACTTAAGTATCATTATACATTTTAagtattgaaatatatttttcaagTGGCAGCAATTGTTAACTTTCTTGCTCATTTTAAGAGTAAGAACAAAAAGGatttttattttgtcaatttGGTGCAGAAATTAGAGGAGAAATGAAATAGCATTAATATGTATTTCTTCGAAAGATTAATCTATTGCATAGATTATGAAAAACCAAACCACAAGGATGATAtgacttagttttttttaatttaaacattGTGTGAATAATATAATTGGTAAAGCTGGCTGggagctgttctcgaacctgcaGTGCCAGTGAACTGAATTATTTGTAATTTGATGCATGATGATTTGATTTCATTGTGTTGGCTGTGTACATTGATTTGACACCATTTCATTATCTGGCTGGATAGCTTTTTTTCCTCAGCCATTTAGCTTGATGATTATATTGTCAAAAGTTTGTGGGAGTATAAAGATAGTCAAAAAAAATTAAGGCAAAGGATTAAAAGTTCATCACGATccattgtaatttttaaaaaatcttcccaAAGTGAAATGTACTAAGTCAGAGTTGTGCAAAGTACAGCCTGTGCCAAATGCAGTCCATGGGCCTTGGTAATCCAGCAACAAAGCTCAGGCAACTCTGTTCTATTTGCATTTCTTATTTTCTAGTTTCCATTTATAATTTTGTGAGCTTGGAGTTTGGGAAGAGCTCTTGATGTTACATCGTTGATGGATATTTACTAAATCAGAAGACCAAGGTCTGTTAGTACCAACGCCTTGAGATATAGGCAACTTAAAGGGAACATTGAATTAAATGGTACGTGACACTCCTTTATATGCACTTAAGCAGGCTAAAAGCACGAAAACCTTAATGGATACTCTTGTGCTAAACAGTGGTTAGTTCAATattatattttttcttgtgatTAAAGCGGTGTATTTTACAAATTAACTGCAAAaggcccttttttttaaacaaccccTAACAAAATGAAAAGATCTCTGAAAGTACAGCTTTGGAGCTGACCAGTTATGAGAAAATATGGAATGTCTGACCTCCTGTTTTCAAACTTTCCTACTGAGGAAGTATTTGGCTTTGGATGAACCATGGCGTAATTTCAAAGGTCACTTTATTACCTTCCAACAAATTGTACAATAAAAACTATCAAGTACAATTTTCTAAATTAAGCACCACGTctaatttaatgtatttttttgctttctttgaTGCAGGGTGTTCCCCCAAATTCACTTCGATTTTTGTTTGAAGGTCAACGGATCACAGATCAGCAAACACCTAAAGAGGTATGGGGGCATTTGATTTCTACGTTGCATTGATAAATTGGATGTGTCTTGAGGAGCTGTTACTTCAGAGTTAGAACCACTGAAGATCTATTTTTAACCCTTAGGGGAATGCTTCTGCAACGCTTTTAAGAATTGATAATTTTAGTGAGGGATTTTGATTCTGTTGATTAGGTAAATCCTCTGTGTGTCTGTTATTAAGTATCTTCAGCACCAAGTTTCGCACACTCCTGCTCTGGTATTGCCAAGTAATATTTCCTCAGCTTTATTCTAAATATTATTCTTCACTCCAAATGTGGGCAGAAGACTTTATACCAAATTAATGTGAAAATGCTTACTTATCACAAcaggtttctttttaatttctccaAGTCACTTTATATATGGTGCAGTATCCACATAGTTTTGTACGGTGACTCCTGAAGCTGAGTTGAAGCTGCATGAAACTATTCTCAGCTTGGACGCTCATGCAAATTAGAGATAAGATTTTAGTTCCATTTATTTGGATGTGCAGTATTTCCTCAATAAACACATTTGATTTACAAATTTTCACTATAATGTAATTGACTTTAGTTTGCAAAGCTACTTTTTTTGCCACTGTAAGCATTACAGGCTTTCGGTTTACGGAATTTCACTTCGTTGGATGTATTCCTGCAATGCATCCCCTTCATAAGTCGAGGAATTACTGCATTCAAAATTTGTTGAGTGCACAACCCCTGATGGATTTTCATACTTTACCGATATTAATTTGTAGAATTTTCCCCATTTTTGTCCTTTGCTAAGATAGTGTTCTGTAGTTTTCAGATACTTTTTCAGTATCTTACCTGTATGGCGTTTATTTATGtcggaagtttaaaaaaaatttggccATCTTTCCAATCATGTTAGTGACCGTTGTCAAGTCTGTTTCAGGCTTCACCTTATATCTATGCGTACATGTGTATATTTCATACGTGTATCTCTCCGGCAGAATAATTGGATAATTATTCAGAGCAAACCAATTTGTTTCCCTTTCACCATGGAAACTGTGACTGTATAAAGCATCTTTAGTGTGTTGCGGTTAGTTCGCTTGACATAAGCAGTCAAAATGAAAGTCTTTATGGTTGTATGTCTTAGTCAATCACTGGTTAAGTCCATGGGACAGTGAATGAAACTGACTCCAGAAATACCATGAATTCAGAATTACTTCTGGAGATTAAAAGTAATCTGTGATTTTGTGCTTGCTGTAATTTGATTATTAAAAAATGGAATCTTACAACACTTTTGGAGGCCATTTGAGCCACAGGTGTTAGCTCTTTGAAACAGCTATCCAATTAATTTGAGTTCTGCTTCCCTAAAAAGAACCTGATTTtcgattttttttcctttgtgttgCCTTTTATATTTTTAGAGACTTTTTATTATTGCAACACAAGTGTAAAATACAGTAAATGTTTTTTAATGACACTATTATATGTTATAAACTCTGGCTCATAAAATAATGATTTACAAATATATAATTTGATTATGCTTCTTGGCTCCCTCAGGAAAatcattcattaaaaatcttcTACTTATTTCTAATTTTGTAACATTTGCTCAGTTCCATCCTTCATTAACTGCTTAAAGACTCAATAGTGCCTTTGTCACATCAAGACTTGATCTTTCCAAAACACTTTGTCAACCTTCCACTTTTCATAAACTCTGCTGCTTATTTCCCACCTCATATACCAATTCTTGTTCACCCAGTGTTCCATAAACTATAGTGGGTCATAGTTAAGCAGTGCCCCAATTTTAGAATTCTCATCCTTTTCAAGTCCCTTCACACGTCTTTTATTCCATGGAATCTGCAAACTATGTCCTCCTGAGATATTTTCACTCCTCTAATTCTGACTTCTTGAGTACCCCAATTTTAATTTCTCCACCATTAGTAGCTGTTCCTTTAACTGTGAACACCATAAGTTATGATTCCCTGCTTAAGCATCTGCATCTATTCACCTCAAACTTTGTTCCTCACTGTCTGCCTCTTTAGCTACACTTTTGGTtatttcctgtaatgggacagtTCTTTCTGGCACAGGCTTGCTGGCCTGAACTGTACTGGATTCCAAGGGTGCGATCTGAGCAGTGGCAGGGCCTCCAAAGGTATAATCAAGAAGCCCATGAAAGTTTTTGATGATTGGAAAACCCCACACCCTTCTTTTCagtcattttaaatttttttaatctttgttttcatatcttttactttattttagtTTCCATCTTGCACGAGATCTTTGTTTTATTGTATGCTGATTGAACCACGTGCAGTGACTGAAGTGTGACAACTTCAGCTGCCAGTCATGGTTCTTGGTAAATGACtgtacagcaagcagttaggattTTTAGTGGGTGGCACCCTTTGAAGAAGCAGCAAAACTTTCAGTTCTAATTTACTGCCTTGATTTATTTCTTGTGGCTATATATGATCAGCAATAAAATAACTGTGTGTTTCATTGCATGGTTCTATGAAGCCTTGGCATTGGTCAATGATTAATGTGCTACTGGGCTTGGCCATGTCCTTGATGAATAGAACTCATTGGATTGACCCAACTTTGCAATTTTGTTGCTATTGTGCCAGATGGTCATATTTTGTCAGCCATTGGCAGAATGCCCTAGTATGGCCATTCACATGTCACTCCTTACATCCATTTCATTCAGTAGCACCTGCACTTCATCAGCCATCAAGTGTGGAGTGTTGAATACTGCACTGCTGGTTCACTGCTTCTGTTTTCTGCCCACTTTTCTTATTCCAATCCTAGATATTGCTGGACATATTTGCATACCCGTTTTTAAGAGGTACATTTGGGCAGTGACACATGCAGGTGCTgtccatttgctgaggaattgtaaTGTTGGGTTCCTACTGAAATGGACAGTGCTGAAGAAAGGAGTGTTGGGAGTTGTAAAGTGTAGTTATATGGGCAAAGATTAGAAGCTGGAGTAAATATGTAAAGTCTTGCGCATAGGCAAcatttcataacatttaaaaaaaaactggaagcaggagtaggccatttggcccatgtgcctgctgtctcattcaataaggtcatggctgattgtttatttctgtgccagttccctgcactatccccatacaCCTTGGTTCTCCTAAAATCTTTAAATATACTgatcttaaatatactcagtgattgagcctccgTGGTCCTCTTGGGTaatgaattccaaaaattcaatcactctttgggtgaagaaactcTATTATGTTTGTCTTCAagatgactccttattttgaggaCTGTGACTCCTTGTCCACGTGCACCTTGTCGAAGGGTCTTAAGAATGTAGTATGTTCATTGATGTGACCCCACATTCTTCCAAGCTCCAGAGCACAGGCTTAGTCTGTTTCATTTCTCTTTACATGATAAACCCCACCGTCCTAAGAATCAAAAGAATGAATGATGAGGCATTCCCTCCATCATAAATGGCAGAaactagtaaaaaaaaatgttgcatctctgtagcatctttcatgacctcTGGTCATCCTAAGTACTTAACAGCAAGTGGAatccttttgaagtgcagttactgttCTAGTTCGAGGGGAAAAAAATAGCAGCCAGttagtacacagcaagctccacaAACAGCAGGTGATAATAAGCAGATAAATTTTTTCTTAGTTAAGCTCCTTAAAAGATAAATATTAACCAGCACAAAAGAGAACTCCTGCCTCTTCAGAAtagtacaaagggatctttgaTGTTCACTTGAGTGGGCAAGATAgggccttagagtcatagagtgataaagCATGGGAAAcggggccctttggcctaacttatTCATgtggaccaagatgcccatcttggcccatatccctctaaatctttttctatccgtgtacctatTCCAAATGTatattaaatgttattattgtacctgcctcagcccaCTTCTTCTGGAAGCTTGTTCTGTATgcacaccactctctgcgtgaagaagtttcccctctggtccctttttaaaatctttctcctttcacctaaaacctataccctctagtttgtgacttccctttccctggggggaaaaagactgaaatcactctacctatgcccttcatgattttctacatctctataaggttaccGGCCAGTGTCCTAGTTGtgcccaacctccccctataactcagaccctcaagtcctagcaacattctcataaattttcttggtactgtttccagcttaatgatgtcttcctataacagggtggcaaAACTATACatgatactccaggtgcagcctcaccaatgtcttgtacaactgcaacacaatgtcccaactcccatactcaatggcctgactgatgaaggctagtgtgccaaacgccttcttcaccaccctgcccacctgtgatgtcactttcggggaaatatgtacttgtacacctaggGCcccctgttttacaacactccccagggtcctaccctTCATTGTATAAGCCCTACAAACCagccctggtttgacttctcaaatacacactttgcacttatctgactggaacaacatttgccatgctTCAGCCCAATTACCCAGCTCATCAAGATactcttgtaatttttgataacctgctTCACTCTCTATGataccacctgttttagtgtcatctgcctTGGATAAATGCCTCATCTAAAAGATGGCTACCTCAGTACAGAACTTGAGAGTCACCCTAATTTTTGTAATACCAAGAtactgcctgggatggaacatttcagctatgaggagagatcagaTAGGATGAGAGTGGACtgatagaggagtacaaaattatgacaggcatagataaggtggataataGGAAATGTTCTCCATAGCAGAGgtttctaaaaccagagggcatagggttagggTAAgcggtaagagatttagagggggatttgaggaaacatttttcatccagaggatggttggaatctgcctgagtgtgggtggaggtaggtactgtcacaacacttaagaagttcATGGACAAGCACTAGATTTGCAAAGGCATGGAAGACTATATAGACCAATTGTTGGTaaatggattagtatagatatgtaCCTTCTGGTTAGAATGGTCATAGTGTGCTGGAGGGGCTGTTACTATGCTGCGTAACTCTGTTGATGTCCATTTCTTTGCTATCCTGTGTAGGCAGATGCCATTCAATCTTATGGTggaaacaaacacacacagtTTGAGTTTAGGACCTACTTATATTTGTTAGAACAATTAATAGCAGATTAAGGCCCATGAACATCTTTCTGGGGACATTTGGAAATAGTTTCCAATGTCCCTTTCAAAAACATTTATTTATGAAAATGTGACTTCATATGTCAATTCCAAATAAACAAGAAAAGTTCAAaaaataactaatgaaaaaaaaaataatttggaaagctTATGATATGGAAAATCTTATAGCTATGATCCTGATGATTGAAAGGAAGGTGGTCACAAAAATGCATGTTTTTACTTGCTAATGCCCATACACTGTAGAAGGAATTCTGGAGTTTATAGCGTGGCCTACAGATGTGCAATAACTGAGCATTGATTGATAATGTTCTATATAAGCAGTAAAACTTCTCCCCTTTAAGTTATAAACTGCAATGTTTAATATTGGCAAAGGTTTTTTTGtgttgcaccactgtgttgtTGCACCATATTTAATGTTATATTCTTTGCATGGTACAGTATTTCTTACATAATTGAAGGAGAAGAATATTTGTGAGCAGTTTTGCTTGCTAAACCTGAAGTCTGTCAGAGTTCAGTGAAGCTGTATTTGTTACTGGTTTGAATGAGCTATTTGTTTCCTGTTTTGTGATCTATTTTAAGAAAGCATTGCTACAAAAATATAACTTGATAATCTTGGCTAAGTAACCATCTATTTTATGGGAGTTCTGATACATTCAGAATTTCAAAACTTTTGAAGTATGCCACCCATAATACCATTCTCACTTGTAGTAGCC includes:
- the sumo1 gene encoding small ubiquitin-related modifier 1, which encodes MSDQEAKPSSQSGEKKDGEYIKLKVIGQDNSEIHFKVKMTTQLRKLKESYCQRQGVPPNSLRFLFEGQRITDQQTPKELGMEDEDVVEVYQEQTGGWLRA